From Topomyia yanbarensis strain Yona2022 chromosome 1, ASM3024719v1, whole genome shotgun sequence, one genomic window encodes:
- the LOC131688412 gene encoding uncharacterized protein LOC131688412, with protein MNQSAERAILNATSYSLGDWSRSSTTNALDDSEICDESVLQLLDKPFSQLVDGMQLRRNDRYAGFDNNAGNSWIYPTNYPVRKYQFSITQAALFKNTLVVLPTGLGKTFIAAVVMYNIYRWYPTGKVIFMAPTRPLVNQQIEACYKIMGIPKADTAEMTGRQQKKNRTGLWQEKRVFFVTPQVVQADINAPEQNFPTESVKLIVIDEAHKAKGRYAYTEVIRTISATNRNFRILALSATPGRTLEDVAEVIKNLLIAHIEVRWENSIDVSPYTFKKNIRTIVIPLGPTLTKIRDDYIQVVDPYVRRLLDANVISGHSGSLSRGWLIMEQKRFREASLISRHPNHSNISSDFCASISLYHAMELLLRHGTRAFLNFFEDEGSNAEKYLVMKDPRLKAFLEELRATYGRNPLAIFNNAGVMPNGAVPKIAADESIDFGHPKFGILERNLKEHFQNNPDSKVIIFCEFRESVAMIHRLLLQNRPLIKPKCIVGQGGTGGGGVLRAVTQKEQIAAMKDFRSGQCNTLIATSVAEEGIDVGEVDLIICFDITKNPTRFVQRIGRTGRQRVGRVLMLVTEGKEHDTLKEVLASKDKTNQKLSRSREILGVLYRQSPRLVPPEFDPKCVETFIKIPEEAAEAKGEKETKRGKKRKSILVEEDGEHQDNEATPATTRKRRKKQDEGLRGTQDVRNFFRKVDTDLDVSEREIFSSPPTKDSSTDSTVNGNRSFAVPVDTSIRLGKTEQEQQLEKLMKPLLRHKAQIERGKFIKEGKMIALREEKVYNSVVCPNPLKKYFLESNVKQLRDMMEKTDALQVALGESDDDDLIILDDNGDCLKSEMRIVENLFEGRTALKERVEAIEDHKAIISRLSRIKPLRKPFQGEISNDQVSKFNELFNRFSTHCVNKNYAEEQFENKPPEPSPSAQYADDPSTSNLFDSQFYLPTLIEPDESSYQPVVPELPPEPPPKQDHTPINRNKSKFRVSELPKNIKRTPPDMANSPLLRAFNRSVQKAKNSDDISPLSTRSTNLNFQMVLEFFGLNDLDQMFEETVGQRQDSKFRNRLEAIGVNEKSLDCDSTLTQQIAELSRNLFDCKELNLEVQEASFLAKKYSNTDQKVTEAKEPEEIISQRELDLLEADLLEDDFAVIEAIPEEASVPRQPSRQEIPMDEFLNGFSDDEPPVKPTSSAISNYSVSNSSQGRRRELNLGIQSCLEELLEDDFERPSKSDVESDEIIPNSQEVQSSLPKTSQKNLDIGNLEDLLADSDDDLFGCSQGSSQGRATSELGNVFDNGENNTDQYLEVNNPTSQKENEPIEVNRIEQPWKEMLPVTPTSARKQASSNHEAPKTCEEKSPSLLRKKLNFSRLRLGKTSDDSGKLELNSAPVDRALSNGVVKSAFFSSCRPAERDSLPQVRQALERRHSFNRKNAPSDGITPIDTSVIAPRTKRKAIISSDSDGAKSNSKSEEEGVFQTAKSNLKSSTETRPSASCRGPTHRKKRRKRRNDACAFLLSQAAVSDDGEEYSDDEEDVLTQLVDDSIIHHGPDEEDAVDMRAKYLQSVRSPVRQGGFRIPAAPTRFMNISDIYSQVPNGEQSRYEECSFIVHEDEVADDGDHEEQTETESELDELERAEAILQERRRAKRLEKAVPKAKRRRKIVTIGSDSEQSSNEGDELKALREQMRSGSEGSQ; from the exons ATGAACCAATCCGCCGAACGTGCCATCCTAAACGCCACCAGCTATTCGCTGGGGGACTGGTCCCGCTCCAGCACTACTAACGCACTCGATGATAGCGAAATATGCGACGAAAGTGTACTGCAGCTGCTGGACAAACCCTTTTCGCAGCTGGTCGATGGAATGCAGCTCCGGAGGAATGACCGCTACGCAGGCTTTGACAACAATGCCGGCAACAGCTGGATCTATCCTACCAATTATCCCGTGCGGAAGTATCAATTTTCCATCACCCAAGCGGCACTGTTCAAAAACACCCTGGTGGTTCTGCCGACTGGTCTGGGGAAAACATTTATCGCGGCCGTAGTGATGTATAATATCTATCGGTGGTATCCTACCgggaaggtgatatttatggcACCTACTAGACCGCTGGTAAATCAGCAGATAGAAGCTTGCTACAAAATAATGGGCATTCCGAAGGCAGATACGGCGGAGATGACAGGCCGGCAGCAGAAGAAGAATCGTACTGGTTTGTGGCAGGAGAAGCGGGTTTTCTTCGTTACGCCGCAA GTTGTTCAAGCAGACATCAACGCTCCGGAGCAAAATTTTCCCACCGAAAGCGTCAAGCTGATAGTGATCGACGAGGCTCACAAAGCCAAAGGACGGTACGCTTACACCGAAGTCATCAGAACCATTTCGGCCACCAACCGAAACTTTCGTATCCTAGCGCTTTCTGCGACCCCCGGCCGGACACTGGAAGACGTAGCAGAGGTAATTAAAAACCTACTGATCGCACACATCGAGGTACGCTGGGAGAATTCGATTGACGTGTCACCGTACACGTTCAAAAAGAACATTCGAACGATCGTAATCCCGTTGGGTCCGACGTTGACAAAGATACGAGACGATTACATCCAGGTGGTGGATCCGTACGTCCGTCGTCTGCTGGATGCGAACGTAATCTCCGGTCACAGTGGGTCACTTAGTCGGGGATGGTTGATAATGGAGCAGAAACGGTTTCGGGAGGCGTCTCTCATTAGCAGGCATCCGAACCATTCGAACATTAGTTCGGATTTTTGTGCCAGTATCAGTTTGTACCATGCGATGGAACTGCTGCTTCGGCATGGAACGCGGGCGTTTCTTAACTTTTTTGAAGATGAAGGCAGCAATGCTGAGAAGTATTTGGTGATGAAGGATCCTCGGTTGAAGGCTTTTCTTGAGGAGCTAAGGGCGACTTACGGCAGGAATCCGTTggcaattttcaataatgctgGGGTCATGCCGAACGGGGCTGTTCCGAAGATTGCAGCCGATGAAAGCATTGATTTTGGACATCCGAAGTTTGGTATATTGGAGAGGAACTTGAAGGAACATTTTCAG AACAATCCGGATTCGAAAGTGATAATTTTCTGTGAATTTCGGGAATCAGTGGCGATGATTCACCGATTGCTGTTGCAAAATAGGCCGTTAATCAAACCAAAATGTATCGTAG GTCAGGGCGGAACTGGCGGTGGCGGCGTTCTCCGAGCCGTTACCCAAAAAGAACAGATCGCTGCCATGAAGGACTTCCGGTCGGGCCAGTGTAACACTCTGATCGCTACTTCCGTGGCCGAGGAAGGCATTGATGTAGGTGAGGTCGATCTGATCATCTGTTTCGACATCACGAAAAATCCTACCCGTTTCGTACAACGAATCGGTCGAACGGGAAGACAACGGGTAGGGCGCGTCCTGATGCTGGTGACGGAAGGAAAGGAACACGACACACTGAAGGAGGTGCTGGCATCGAAGGATAAAACCAATCAGAAGTTGTCCAGAAGTCGGGAGATTCTGGGTGTGTTGTACCGGCAGTCACCTCGGTTGGTGCCGCCGGAGTTCGATCCGAAGTGTGTCGAGACTTTCATAAAGATTCCTGAGGAAGCGGCTGAAGCAAAGGgtgaaaaagaaacaaaaagagGGAAGAAGCGAAAGTCGATTCTGGTAGAGGAGGACGGTGAACATCAAGACAACGAAGCAACCCCGGCGACCACTAGAAAGAGAAGGAAAAAGCAAGACGAAGGGCTTCGAGGGACTCAAGATGTGAGGAACTTTTTCCGTAAGGTTGACACGGATTTGGACGTCAGCGAAAGAGAGATCTTCTCGAGTCCTCCGACGAAAGATAGTTCGACGGATTCGACGGTTAATGGTAACAGAAGTTTTGCGGTACCCGTGGACACTTCGATTCGGTTAGGAAAAACAGAACAAGAGCAGCAGCTGGAGAAGTTAATGAAACCGCTTCTCCGGCATAAGGCACAGATAGAACGTGGTAAATTTATCAAAGAAGGAAAAATGATTGCGCTGCGAGAGGAAAAGGTCTACAATTCAGTAGTTTGCCCGAATCCGCTGAAGAAATATTTTCTAGAATCGAACGTGAAGCAGCTAAGAGACATGATGGAGAAGACTGACGCTTTACAGGTTGCCCTGGGGGAAAGTGACGATGATGATCTGATCATTCTCGACGATAACGGTGACTGTCTGAAGTCTGAGATGCGAATTGTTGAAAATCTTTTCGAGGGAAGGACGGCTCTGAAAGAACGTGTTGAAGCTATTGAGGATCATAAAGCTATCATCAGTCGTTTAAGCCGCATCAAGCCGCTTAGAAAACCGTTTCAAGGTGAGATCAGTAATGATCAAGTATCGAAGTTCAACGAACtcttcaatcgattttctaCCCATTGCGTTAACAAGAACTATGCAGAGGAGCAATTCGAAAACAAACCACCCGAACCATCACCTTCAGCCCAATATGCTGATGATCCAAGCACCTCCAATTTGTTCGATTCTCAGTTCTATCTTCCCACACTGATAGAACCGGACGAATCTAGCTATCAACCCGTAGTCCCAGAACTGCCCCCTGAACCACCTCCGAAACAGGACCACACACCAATTAATCGTAACAAGTCAAAATTCCGCGTTTCTGAGCTCCCTAAAAACATCAAACGAACACCACCGGACATGGCGAACAGTCCCCTACTAAGAGCATTCAATCGTTCTGTTCAGAAAGCCAAAAATTCGGATGACATTTCTCCCTTATCCACTCGTTCAACAAATCTAAACTTTCAAATGGTGCTGGAATTTTTCGGTTTGAATGATCTAGATCAGATGTTTGAGGAAACTGTTGGTCAGAGACAAGATAGTAAATTCCGTAACCGATTGGAAGCCATAGGAGTAAACGAGAAATCACTGGATTGCGATAGCACTTTGACTCAACAAATCGCCGAGCTGAGCAGGAATTTATTCGATTGTAAAGAACTGAACCTAGAAGTACAGGAAGCTTCATTCCTGGCGAAGAAATACTCCAATACTGATCAGAAAGTTACAGAAGCGAAGGAACCTGAGGAGATCATTTCTCAAAGGGAATTGGATCTGTTGGAGGCAGACCTTCTGGAGGATGATTTCGCTGTTATTGAAGCGATACCGGAAGAAGCGTCAGTCCCAAGGCAACCTTCACGACAGGAGATCCCGATGGACGAATTTCTCAATGGCTTCTCGGATGATGAACCCCCAGTGAAACCAACTTCTTCTGCCATAAGCAACTATTCCGTTTCAAATAGCAGTCAAGGACGTAGACGAGAATTGAATTTGGGCATTCAAAGCTGCCTGGAAGAGCTGTTGGAAGACGATTTTGAAAGACCATCAAAATCCGATGTTGAAAGTGATGAGATTATTCCAAATTCGCAGGAAGTTCAATCGAGCCTTCCTAAAACGTCTCAGAAAAATTTGGATATTGGGAACTTGGAGGATCTGCTCGCCGATAGCGACGATGATTTGTTCGGTTGCAGTCAAGGTTCTAGTCAAGGTCGTGCTACTTCAGAACTGGGTAATGTGTTCGACAATGGCGAAAACAATACGGACCAATATCTAGAAGTTAACAACCCGACCTCACAGAAGGAGAATGAGCCAATAGAAGTAAACCGAATAGAACAACCGTGGAAGGAAATGCTTCCGGTCACACCGACTTCCGCTAGAAAGCAAGCATCATCAAACCATGAAGCGCCAAAGACATGCGAGGAAAAATCACCATCGCTGCTGAGAAAGAAACTGAATTTCTCCCGCCTACGACTTGGCAAAACTAGCGACGATTCCGGTAAATTGGAACTGAATTCCGCTCCCGTAGATAGAGCCTTATCCAATGGAGTTGTCAAGTCGGCTTTCTTTTCATCCTGTCGGCCGGCAGAGAGGGACTCATTACCTCAGGTCAGGCAAGCGCTAGAACGGAGACACAGCTTCAATCGGAAGAATGCGCCGTCTGATGGCATCACTCCAATCGATACGTCAGTGATTGCGCCGCGGACTAAACGGAAAGCGATCATCAGTAGCGATTCGGACGGTGCGAAATCCAATTCGAAAAGCGAAGAGGAAGGCGTCTTTCAAACGGCTAAATCG AACCTAAAATCATCGACGGAAACAAGACCATCGGCATCGTGCCGTGGTCCAACTCATCGGAAGAAGCGACGAAAACGAAGAAACGATGCATGTGCGTTTCTGCTTAGCCAGGCAGCTGTTTCCGACGATGGCGAGGAGTACAGTGACGACGAGGAAGATGTTCTAACGCAGTTGGTAGACGATTCCATCATCCACCATGGGCCAGATGAGGAAGATGCCGTTGATATGAGGGCAAAATATTTGCAATCTGTGAG GAGCCCCGTCCGCCAAGGGGGATTCAGAATTCCAGCTGCTCCTACGCGATTCATGAACATCTCGGATATCTACTCCCAGGTGCCGAACGGAGAACAGTCACGCTACGAGGAATGTTCCTTCATTGTGCATGAAGATGAAGTGGCTGACGATGGTGATCATGAGGAGCAGACCGAGACCGAATCAGAACTGGACGAACTGGAACGGGCGGAAGCTATATTGCAGGAGCGTCGTCGAGCGAAGCGGTTGGAGAAAGCAGTACCCAAGGCAAAGCGAAGGAGAAAAATTGTTACGATTGGAAGCGATAGTGAGCAGAGCTCGAACGAGGGAGATGAGCTGAAAGCGCTGCGGGAACAGATGCGGTCGGGATCGGAGGGGTCGCAGTAA
- the LOC131676473 gene encoding replication factor C subunit 5, which produces MLKDGKSNLPWVEKYRPATLNDLISHEEIISTINKFIQEDQLPHLLFYGPPGTGKTSTILACARQLYKPQSFNQMVLELNASDDRGINIVRGQILNFASTRTIFSGGYKLIILDEADAMTNDAQNALRRIIEKYTDNVRFCIICNYLSKIIPALQSRCTRFRFAPLAAEQILPRLEHVVEAEGIKVSEDGKKALMTLAGGDMRKVLNVLQSTWMAYKDVTEDNVYTCVGHPLKSDITNIVNWLLNVESFKEIFEKIQELKTNKGLALEDILTEIHLYVHRMELPPRVMSQLLIKMAAIEERLAAGCVEKPQMTALIAAFQIARDQVIIEG; this is translated from the exons ATGCTCAAAGACGGAAAATCAAACCTACCGTGGGTAGAAAAGTACCGACCGGCCACCCTGAACGATCTCATTTCCCATGAAGAAATCATCTCGACAA TTAACAAATTCATCCAGGAAGACCAACTACCCCACCTGCTGTTCTACGGTCCCCCGGGAACGGGAAAAACCAGCACCATCCTGGCATGCGCACGGCAGCTGTACAAACCGCAATCCTTCAACCAGATGGTCCTAGAGCTGAACGCTTCGGACGATCGTGGTATCAACATCGTCCGGGGTCAAATTTTGAACTTCGCTTCGACCAGAACCATCTTCAGCGGTGGCTACAAGTTGATCATACTGGACGAAGCGGATGCGATGACCAACGATGCGCAAAATGCGCTCCGGAGGATTATCGAAAAATATACCGATAATGTGCGGTTCTGTATAATTTGCAACTATTTGAGTAAGATCATTCCGGCGTTGCAGTCCCGTTGCACTCGGTTTCGATTTGCGCCGCTTGCAGCGGAACAGATTCTGCCTCGACTGGAGCATGTCGTGGAGGCTGAAGG CATTAAGGTCTCCGAAGACGGCAAAAAGGCACTGATGACACTGGCCGGAGGTGATATGCGAAAGGTTCTGAACGTGCTTCAGAGTACCTGGATGGCCTACAAGGACGTGACCGAGGATAATGTGTACACCTGCGTGGGTCATCCGCTGAAGAGTGATATTACGAACATTGTTAACTGGCTGCTTAATGTGGAAAGTTTTAAGGAAATTTTTGAAA AAATTCAGGAACTTAAAACCAACAAAGGTCTCGCCCTTGAAGACATCCTAACCGAAATACATCTTTATGTGCACCGGATGGAGCTTCCGCCTAGGGTTATGTCCCAGTTGCTAATCAAAATGGCAGCCATCGAAGAACGGTTGGCCGCTGGATGTGTCGAGAAACCGCAGATGACAGCTTTGATTGCGGCGTTCCAGATCGCTCGGGATCAGGTCATTATTGAGGGATAG